The DNA window ACTTCCCTCTCCAATGATTCTTTGAAAAGCAACGATACCTTCCCGGACTATTACCTTTATGTCTTCCCTAAGTACACCACTTACGGCCAGGAGTTCGATTTTATATCCAGCCTCTCTGGTGCTGGTTGGACAACCTTTGACCGCGATGGGGATGGCAAGACCTGGACGCTGTATACGGGCAGCAGTTACAGCCATTCTGGTTGGGATTATGCAGGGTGTGTTTATAATCCAAATGGGAACAATGATTGGCTAATATCACCACCTATAAATGTTCTCGATACTGCAAATAACTCAGTGGGGGCCTTTGCGAGGTCCATCTCTTCTAACTACCCTGAGAGTCTTGAGGTTTGGCTCCTTCGTTATCCCCATCCTGATAGCACAATTGTGAGGCTCTATGCGGGAAGATTGCCCGCAAACTACGTACGGCTTGCTACTTCCCTTGATGAATATCGTGGTCAGACGGTCTATTTGGCCTTTGTAGACAAAAGCGTAGATATGTTCTATCTCTTCGTAGATGACTACTTCGTAAGGCAGGTTCCCCTTCCTTCAAATGGGATTATAAAGGAAGAGTTTGAGGAAGGGCTTGTACCGCCTGGATGGTTTACGGATAACAATCTATGGGTTGGGGGCACCCCTCAGGCGGCGGGCGTTCCCGATAATGGAACGGGTAATATTTTCTACTTCCTCAGTAATTCGACTTCTGGTTTATCGGGTGCCCTACAGTCGCCTCGTTGCAAGAGGAATGTCACCAGCGGATTTATTTCTTACAGATTCAAGTATTACAACTACGATGGAAATGATTCTCTCCAGGTTTACTACAAGATCGACGATGGTGGCTGGACCCTTCACAAGACACTTTACACCACACCCCTTGGCTGGGATACCGTTATCGGTGGTCCTATTTATGTATCGAAGGATAAGGATGTCCATTATGTTCAGTTTGTGTTAGTTGCTTATGCCGATGGTGGCACTTCAAACATCGCCATTGATGACTTTGAGGCCTTTGACGGCGCTGTATTGGATGTTCCAGAGGTTGTAAAGCCTCAAGTTTTTGTTTCTACCTTTGGTAGGGATATAGTTTTGAAGGCATCGGGTATCAAGAAGGAAGTTCAGGTTGAGGTCTTTGATGTGGCGGGAAGGAGAACCTTTGTGGGGAGTCTAACGGGCAATTCAGAGACGAGGATTTCGAATTTGAGGAAGGGCGTGTACTTTGTGAGATTCTCTGGCGAGTTTAACGAGGTAAGGAAGGCAGTGGTCTGGTAAAAATGGACTGATTTTTTGAAGTAGGCGGGGCCCTTTAGGGCCCCGCCTATTTTTTTATCTCTATCTCGTGCAAGTTTAAACTTGCACTTGACAATTTATCCCCTTTATTTGATAATTTTACTCGTCAAAAAATTAACAAGGAGGTTGAATGGGAAGGATTCCTGAGAACACCTTAAGAAGGCTCACCCATTACCTGAGATGCATGCAGAGGCTTGCGGAACAGGGTAAAGATGAAATCCAATCAAAGGATTTGGCCTCTTATTGCAAGGTCTCTGATTCTTTAGTAAGGAGGGATCTTTCTTATTTTGGTGAATTCGGCAAAAGGGGGAAAGGGTACTCCATTTCCGTTCTTCTTCCAAGGATCAGAGAGATTGTGGGCCTCGACAAAGAAAGAAAAATTGCGGTAGTGGGGATTGGGAACATCGGAAGGGCCCTTTTAAATTATCCTTTTCACAAGTTCAATTTCAGGGTTGTTGCGGGCTTCGACATTAAGCCGGAGCTTATAGGAAAGGAGATCAACTCCATCCCAATTTACCACATCGATGAAATTAGTAGGATTGCAAAGGAAAAGGATATCTCCATTGCCATTGTTGCCGTTCCTGAGGAGGCGGGTGATGAGGTTAAGGAAAAGATCATCTCTGCAGGAATTAGGGGGATTTTGAGTTTTGTCCTGTTGAAGGGCCCATTCCCAAAGGATGTTTGGGTTAGATACATAGAGCTCCCATCGGAGCTGGAAATACTGAGCTTTTTCATGGAAAAAGGAGGCGTAATTTGAAGGCCTTATCGAGGTGGTTATATACAGCCATAATATTTTTGCTGGTCTGGATTGCCCTAACGGGGACAGTCCGGATCGATGAGCTGGCCACGGGGGTTATCGTTTCAGCCCTGCTGGCCCTTTTTACCTACCATCTCTTTACCACAGAGGGGTTAGCAAACTTAACTCCCAAGAAAATCTTTTGTGCCGTTATCTATTTCTTTCCTTTTCTCTTCTGGCAGATGATTAAGGCAAATCTCGATGTCGCTTACAGGGTTATTCATCCCAAGAGGCCCATAAATCCTGGGATCGTTAAGGTAAAGACGAAAATGAAGAGTGATCTTGGTAAACTCGTCGTAGCTAATTCTATAACTTTAACACCTGGAACCTTCACCATAATGGTGGATGGGGATGAGATGTACATTCACTGGATCGATGTGAAAACGGATGATGTTGAAAAGGCAAGTGAAATGATTCCGGGGGTGTTTGAGAAATGCTTGCTCAAGTTCATGGAGTAATCGTTTACATTTTTGTGGCTTTACTGGGGCTTGCAGTTCTTCTTTCAAGCCTTAGGTTCATCCTGGGACCAACGGCATCGGACAGGGTTGTGGCTACCGATATTTTGACTACCATTACAACCATCGTCCTTGTGTTTCTCTCCCTTGCCTTCGTTAGGTCTATCTATCTTGATGTGGCGCTTGTTTACGCCGTTCTATCCTTCATTGCGGTGGTTGCCATAGCAAGGTACTTAGAGGGGGGAATATGATCAGAATTATAATTGGGGAAGTCTTTCTCATAATTGGCGGAATTTTTGTCTTTCTGTCCTCTTTGGGACTCATTAGAATGCCCGACGTTTACAACAGAATGCAGACATCCACGAAGGCGGTAACCCTTGGTGCCATTTTCAGCATTATTGGGATTGGTATCATTGAACCTTCCTGGTTTGTCAAATGTTTACTCATTGTGCTCTTTTTACTCTTTACAAACCCGATTTCTGCCCATTCCATAGGTAGGGCATCTTACCTGAGGGGTGTTAAACTCTGGGAAAAGAGCGTGGTTGACAAGTTTGCAGATTATGTAAAGGAGAAGAGACATGAGTGAGGCGGTGATAATTTTGAGCATTGTTCTTGCAATCCTTGTTGTTGTGGCCACTTTTGTTTTGTGGCTTACAAAGGACCTTCTCATTGCCGTTCTCGCATCAGCGGTTATCAGCCTTGTTTCATCCATATTTTTCTTAATTTTGCAGGTTCCTGATGTTGCAATAACGGAGGCTTCTGTCGGAGCTGCATTAACTACAGGCTTTTTCCTCTTTGCAATGAAATATATCGGGAGGAACGAAGATGATTAGAAAGTTCCTTTACTTCTTGATTTTGTTAGCCTTTAGTTTCTTTATCTACGCAGTAATATCTGCCTATTTCCCCTTCGGTGAAAATACCCTTACGGGTGTTGCAAAATACTATGTGGATAATGGAGTCAAGGACCTCGGAGGGATCAACATTATTACCTCCATTGTTACCGTCTACAGAGGATTTGATACCCTCGGCGAGGTAACAGTCCTGTTTTTATCGGTAACGGCCCTCGCCTTCACCCTTTTGGGATTTAAGGTGGAGAGTAGGGTTTTACCTGATCTCACCTTGATAATGGAGACAGGCGGAAGGTATCTGGCACCCCTTATTATGTTGCTTGGAGCCTACATATTCCTCCATGGTCACCTTACACCAGGTGGTGGGTTCCCGGGCGGCGTAAATATTGCGACTGCCTTCCTACTCCTTCTTGTTACTCAAAGGAGTTATAAACTGAGGAAGATACACCTTACTGTTACCGAAGCCCTTGCAGGCTCTCTTTATGTCATCGTCGGCCTTGTGGGCCTTTACTATGTGAGGTCTTTTCTTGGGAATTTCTTGCAGACTGGAAAGCCTGGATACATTGTGAGTGCGGGAATTATCCCCATTATTTACCTTTTGATTGGATTTAAAGTGGGTAGTGAAATGACCGCTGCGCTTAAAAACCTCAAGGAGGGTGGGGATGAACATTGAGAGTTTGATTTTTTATGGGGTTCCTATTTACCTCATTTTTATGGGCATTCTCGTGGTTTTGACCACTAAAAATCTCTTCAAAATGCTTTTGGGCCTATCCCTTATGGACAGTGGTATCAACGTCCTTATTGTTGCCCTTGGTTATGTCAAAGGTGGAACAACCCCTATATTCTCTGAATATCCGAAAATTTACGAAAAGGTAGTCGACCCTGTACCCCCTGCCCTTGTACTAACAGCCATTGTGATCGGTCTTGCTTTTCTTGGCCTTGGTCTTTCCATTGCAATTAGAATCAAGGAAAAGTATGGAACTGTTAACGTAGAAAAACTAAAGGAGCTAAAATGGTAAACCCAATTTTAATCATCGCCTTTTTACTTCTCTTTGCCTTTTTGATGCCGTTACTGGCCCTTTTGCATAAGAGGCTTCCCAGCGTTGTCGCACTCTTACTGCCCGCTTTCAATCTCTATGTAGGGGTGACTTACTTTTTG is part of the candidate division WOR-3 bacterium genome and encodes:
- a CDS encoding choice-of-anchor J domain-containing protein is translated as MWVLVVVALLSSGVKSQVIKGNFEWVAPNKEEVGALLEKSQSQVQRELRKAEVSPIELNSAGKVSYSKAGEKADRDTLKIDTDNTTIYYWGTYTYKYFWARYYIKKLRPSYSPADSTFILTSVSLLVYNPQNVTCTLWVYDKYMVERYKRTFSLTLGLGSIWFEVPVTVYLPLYDTFTVVVYLPTSLSGSTYYNQPTLDATTPIDSCSGRLDKTTWTWYYITNYDLRIRAIGHFESIHDVSAWEMVFWTHPYCIAEQETLQYNVYNFGNFDESSVPTTVVFGDSNYNVSPAVSRKSYTPLTLSFVPLNEGLILTKFWTSLSNDSLKSNDTFPDYYLYVFPKYTTYGQEFDFISSLSGAGWTTFDRDGDGKTWTLYTGSSYSHSGWDYAGCVYNPNGNNDWLISPPINVLDTANNSVGAFARSISSNYPESLEVWLLRYPHPDSTIVRLYAGRLPANYVRLATSLDEYRGQTVYLAFVDKSVDMFYLFVDDYFVRQVPLPSNGIIKEEFEEGLVPPGWFTDNNLWVGGTPQAAGVPDNGTGNIFYFLSNSTSGLSGALQSPRCKRNVTSGFISYRFKYYNYDGNDSLQVYYKIDDGGWTLHKTLYTTPLGWDTVIGGPIYVSKDKDVHYVQFVLVAYADGGTSNIAIDDFEAFDGAVLDVPEVVKPQVFVSTFGRDIVLKASGIKKEVQVEVFDVAGRRTFVGSLTGNSETRISNLRKGVYFVRFSGEFNEVRKAVVW
- a CDS encoding redox-sensing transcriptional repressor Rex, whose product is MGRIPENTLRRLTHYLRCMQRLAEQGKDEIQSKDLASYCKVSDSLVRRDLSYFGEFGKRGKGYSISVLLPRIREIVGLDKERKIAVVGIGNIGRALLNYPFHKFNFRVVAGFDIKPELIGKEINSIPIYHIDEISRIAKEKDISIAIVAVPEEAGDEVKEKIISAGIRGILSFVLLKGPFPKDVWVRYIELPSELEILSFFMEKGGVI
- a CDS encoding Na+/H+ antiporter subunit E, with the translated sequence MKALSRWLYTAIIFLLVWIALTGTVRIDELATGVIVSALLALFTYHLFTTEGLANLTPKKIFCAVIYFFPFLFWQMIKANLDVAYRVIHPKRPINPGIVKVKTKMKSDLGKLVVANSITLTPGTFTIMVDGDEMYIHWIDVKTDDVEKASEMIPGVFEKCLLKFME
- a CDS encoding monovalent cation/H+ antiporter complex subunit F, producing MLAQVHGVIVYIFVALLGLAVLLSSLRFILGPTASDRVVATDILTTITTIVLVFLSLAFVRSIYLDVALVYAVLSFIAVVAIARYLEGGI
- the mnhG gene encoding monovalent cation/H(+) antiporter subunit G, encoding MIRIIIGEVFLIIGGIFVFLSSLGLIRMPDVYNRMQTSTKAVTLGAIFSIIGIGIIEPSWFVKCLLIVLFLLFTNPISAHSIGRASYLRGVKLWEKSVVDKFADYVKEKRHE
- a CDS encoding hydrogenase subunit MbhD domain-containing protein; this translates as MSEAVIILSIVLAILVVVATFVLWLTKDLLIAVLASAVISLVSSIFFLILQVPDVAITEASVGAALTTGFFLFAMKYIGRNEDD
- the mbhE gene encoding hydrogen gas-evolving membrane-bound hydrogenase subunit E; this translates as MIRKFLYFLILLAFSFFIYAVISAYFPFGENTLTGVAKYYVDNGVKDLGGINIITSIVTVYRGFDTLGEVTVLFLSVTALAFTLLGFKVESRVLPDLTLIMETGGRYLAPLIMLLGAYIFLHGHLTPGGGFPGGVNIATAFLLLLVTQRSYKLRKIHLTVTEALAGSLYVIVGLVGLYYVRSFLGNFLQTGKPGYIVSAGIIPIIYLLIGFKVGSEMTAALKNLKEGGDEH
- a CDS encoding sodium:proton antiporter, which codes for MNIESLIFYGVPIYLIFMGILVVLTTKNLFKMLLGLSLMDSGINVLIVALGYVKGGTTPIFSEYPKIYEKVVDPVPPALVLTAIVIGLAFLGLGLSIAIRIKEKYGTVNVEKLKELKW